The DNA sequence GAGACATATGTGTCGTGGAATGCGGAAGTGGTATTTATAACTTCAAACTGGGCGGGGAACCGGGAGATGATGGAAGGGTGTAAGAAAGCAGACATCCCAGCTTTTGTGAGTTCAGTCTTGTCCGCGATAAACTGGAAGCTTATGATTTCCAGGGAACCTTGTGGGACTTCTAAGTTCAACGCTATGATTGAGGTCGTCAGTTTATTGGGCAGGGGTTGTGTATTTTTTATCGCAATTTGCATAAACATTTGTAGCACTCCTTGGCATAATTTATAACCCTTACATAGATGCATCCTGTTTCTCTCGTCGTTCCCTTACTTACCCTGGACAAACCAGGAGCAGTACGAACTATAATTGTTTTTACTGTAaagctcaagcgctcaaacACATATAGGCTCACTCATCAACCAATAATAACATCGGAAAAATGTACCCGGTTATTTACAGTACTCAAAAACTGAGCATACAAGTACGAAGAAGGCTTCTTGTTACCGAAGTGGCGTGACAAAGGCATGTTCACGATACCATTTTAACTCTATCATAGCCAGAGTAAGTACGGAGAATGAAAAAGGGGGAGGGGCAGACCTCGTATAGACGCCTTAATGTCGCTCAAGGCTCTTGAAACAAGTGTCAGGGGTCATCCAACAAAAAACGGCTGGAGATACCTGTGGCGGTCATCGGTGCCTTGAACAAGGCTTGGTACTCGCTGCGAAGGGTGAGTATACCACCGACTAACGAGTTCCTGGATGGAATGGATCAGGAGAACGAAAGTGGACTTAGATAAAGACGAGACCTTTACGGACGATACATCTGGTCGTTAGGGGAAACGTTAGGTATTCACAATCAATGGTGTTGAGCTTAACCACTCACCGATTATTCTACGAAGAAGTAGGTCAAATCATCGAGAAACATGTAAAAAGCGAGGAGAGTTCATACCGATAGTGTAACCAGTCCACAACTTCAGGCATCTCTTTCATGAGAAAAACACGGTCCATATGAACTGAATTTCCAGCCAAAACACCTTTCCGTTCCGCAGGTATCCATTTCTTGATGTACTTGAAAACTGCATCCGAAACGTAGTCCTTCGTGAAAGGGGAGGAGACGCTTGCATTTGTTAATCCTGACTGTGCTTGTGCATTCTTAAGTAAAACCATATAGGATATGGGCCTCGAAGACCTTTCACCTGCCCATGCTGTTTCCTGCACCATTCACCCATTCTAGTTTCTCGTGGAATTTTCAATATGAAACTCCATTTACGAGGTAAGGTGGATCAACTAACCCATCCAGATGTTCTTTGTCCACTCTGATGACATATTCTATGCCTTCATCGACCAATTCCAGATTTCCGTTCGTGATTAGGACCTGATCAATTGCTTTACACATTTCGTGTCTTAGTCTAGAATGAAAGGCCTTACAGCAATTTCCATGATCCTGTCTGTCTCTGGGTCGAGGCCAGTCATTTCGCAATCAATCCACACCATTGGCCCATCGGTAGGTTGAAGAGGCTCGGTACGACTTGCCATTTTCAGTTTCAAGTGGACTTGTGGGACAGTAGTGACTGTACGTCTGAAAGCGCGACTTGTGTAGGGCATGTGCCAGACAAGTCTCGTGTTTGGAACACGCCAGAAAGTGCTGGCTCGAGCACGTAACATGCAGAGTTGCTTGAGTCTTGACTGAGCCTGACTGGGTAGGAAGCGCTGATGGCATGGCACGTCACTCCACACAGGTGACAAGCACACTCTCAGGTCAACTCCTTACCCAAATTCCCTCTCTTTCTTATTGTTTGCCCCCCTTCTCATATTTTCTCGCTCTGATCACGTCCAAATCACGCCTCGGGATTCGAAAATATCAGTCGCGTGCACGTTACTTACTGTCGGTGACACGAGATTACACGTCAGTCTTGCGACCTGCTACCATCCTGAACTCAATTTTCCTCTTGACCCAGTATTGGAATGACCTGTTGTTGAACCCTCTATAGCAATCATTCGTCATGTTTCGTCGGAAGATGTACGCGAGGAAAGTTGCGTGGTTAGCGTTCGGCCTGCTGGTACTAGCTGTTATTGCCTCAACTGCTCAAGACGTTACTGGAGATAATTTGGCACCAGATATATCGAATGTAAATTCTTCTCTATATGCAAAGTGTTTGTGATACCACTTTGTCAACAGACCGCGTCCCTGGGGATACAGACGCAACAAGGCGACCTATCGGCCAGTCATCCAGAAGAAGCGGAACCTGGAATGCCGGTAGTGTGCATAAACATGGTCGTATTTAAATACCGAACTCATGTTGGTTCCGTTTTTACCAGGGGACGAATGCCGAATCTAGTCAAGAAATGGATCGAACATTAGAAGGTGCGATTCACCGTATGACGTTCTGTTTTGCTTGTACTGAGGGCAACCAATTGATTGTAGCTTCAAGAGCATACAAGCAAGCGATGTATACTTTGTCGACGATGACAGCAAACCCTCCGAGTCACACACACCTCTCTACATTTACAGCGGGATACACCGACAGTTCGATATCTCTCTTCTCATCTTTATCGCCCTATCTACAAGGGAAAGGACCTATTGGCACCTTTGCTCGAATCATCAGTAAACTTTATTCAAAGTTACCTAGTCAGGTATCAAGAACGGAGAAAGAGGGAGCAAAACAGCGAAGCGAGACCAGCAGGAGGGCCATCAAAGTGATTGATCTCCTTCAACACTCTGCAGAGCTTGGAAACATGGATGCACTCTTTACGATCGCGAAAATATATTTAGTATGTCAACCTTCAGATTCACCTCGATTCGTGGTGCTTACTTTCCGCAAGTTTCCTCCAACTTCACAGTTTCCCTCCGACCCACATCTTGCTTTTGATACTTTTTCTAGACATGCGGCCCTGACAGGCAATGGAACGTCGCAAGCATTTATCGCGTTTTTTTATGCTACTGGCTACCGTGGTATTGTTCCAATTGACCAAGCGAAGGCTCAGCTATACTACACTTTTGCTGCCAACGCACGAGATAAAGGCGCACAGATGGCACTAGGCTATCGCTATTGGAGTGGGATCGGTACACTTCAAGAGTGTCGGAGCGCCTTAGATTGGTATCAACGAGCAGCTTCACAAAGTGAGCAACTTTAAATTGAATGAACGTTCATGATCTCGTTCTCAATTGAATCTAAAGCCATGGACAAATTTGCTTCCGGACCGCCAGGTGGAAGGACACTTCCACAAACCCCCACCGTTCTGTCTGATCTCGTTGGTGGGGTATATGGCCCAGGGGCGAGCCATGCATCCACCGGTTTGAATGCCCATCGTGCGGCCATTAGAGCTGGTTTATCCAGGGCTTCAGGTGAAACGTGGGATGACATCCTTGACTACTATTTGGTATGTAGGCTTCTAGGTCTCAAATCTTTCAATTGAACTGAGCTTGTCTAGTTCAATGCCGAACGTGGCGAGATGGATTTCGCCTTTCGTCTCGGCAAGATCTACTACCAAGGAAGTATTTACGCATCTCCCGGAGGAATAGCGTCTGGCAGCGAAGGTGTTGGCGCCATTCCTCGAGATTACGGTTATGCGAAGCACTACTTCGAACAGATTGCCCGTCTCGTGTGGCCGCGTGATCCCGCTAACCCCCTTCAACATAAGACTTCGCCTCCAGTCAAGGAGGAAGGTGTACCTTTTGGTTTGGCAGCCGCTAGTGCTGGTTATCTCGGACGCATGTACCTAAGAGGGGAAAGTGTGAAAGCTGACCCCGCAATGGCCAAGATGTGGTTCGAGCGTGGCGAAGCCTATGGAGACCGGGAATGTCAAAACGGGCTCGGAATCATGTGGAGAGATGGGCTAATACCTGGATCCAAGGCTGATTATAAGAAGGCTATTCATTACTTCAAAGCAGCTGCAAACCAGGAACTGGCGGAAGCTCAGGTCAGTATTGCGAAGTTACACTTCCGTGAGTCACCTAATCACTCGCCGTCGGTTTGTCAAAGTTTAATCATGCAAAATAGAGAATGGTGATGTTGATTGGGCAACTCCGAACTTTGAGCAGGCCATCCGTTTGGGATCAAACTTTGAGGCATATTATTACCTTGGTCAAATCCATTGGGCACAAGCTACGAATCCAAACATTGTATCCAATGTTGCATCGGGTTCGTGTGCTATGGCGGTCTCATTCTTTAAGCTGGTCGCAGAACGTGGCAGTTGGGATGATGAACTTCTCAGAGAAGCTGAAGTTGCCTGGATGACTGGAACAGATCAAAGCCGAGAATTGGCCATGCTGAAATGGTGGGTTGCTGCGGAACAAGGGTCAGAAGTGGCACAGACTAATCTCGCATACGTACTGGATCAAGGTTGGTTTCGAGTCCTTATATATACCTCGTAGAAAGTCCTGACGACCTTTATCAGACAAGAGTATCTTACGCCTGACGCGATTCTCTCCCATGACTCCATCCAATGATACTGCTCGCCTAGCTTTGACGCAATGGACTCGCGCAGCTCGCCAGCATAACATAGATGCGTTAGTGAAGGTGGCTGACTATTACTATCATGGACTGGGGGTGCCGGATGAACCTGAGGTCACCAGACTTGAGAAGGCTGCGAAATACTACCAGGCCGCAGCAGATACTCACCAGAGTGCTTTGGCTATGTGGAATTTGGGCTGGATGTATGAGAATGGCGTCGGTGTCGTTCAGGTATGTACTGGTGGGACTGCTCAAATCACTGCTAACATTTGAGTCTGCAGGACTTCCACCTGGCTAAACGGCACTATGATCAAGCGCTGGAAACAAACTCGGAGGCCTATCTTCCTGTGTTCTTCTCTGTGGCGAAACTCTATATTCGAAGTATATGGCATTCTCTAATGGGTCGTGAGGGCGGCTTGAACCTTTGGGGTTTCGATGGGGAAGAAGGTATGAGAATCTTTAGTAGACCGAGGCTGTCTTCTGATACTCGATTATCAGCAACCCTCCATCACGATTCGCCGAAGGTTCACGAACTGGAAAGCGGAACGGACAGCTCTCCGGGAGAAAGGGTAGACGACCAAATGCTctacgaggacgaggacggtCCTTGGTATCTAGGAAAAGCCCGAGATGAATTCCATAAGAGAAATAATGGTCAAACGGctggaagagaggaagaggatccaATCGAATGGGCTAAAGCTCATAAGGATGCGGAGCGTGAACGAGACAGCGACTTTGGACCTGAAGATTATTTTGAAGCTGCACTAAGAGGTGGTAATAGAGAAGAGGTGGATTTTGATGAATTTTCGGAGACGATGTTACTCGTTCTGCTTGTCTTGACGGTGTCCATCCTCATATGGTTCCGGACTAGGATGGTTAGGCGGATGCGACATGATCAACAGCAGCAACGACAAAATGACCAACAACGGCCGCCTCACGTTCCTGGACCCAATGATCCGCCGCCAGGAAATGGACTGTTCCCACCAGGTGATCCAGGGAGGGCGGATTGGGCGGTTCTTCGGTGATTGATATGACTACATACGGGTAGATATAGCTCTAAAAATGCAGACTAAGTTATTGCCGACCTCGTCGATCACAAATCGATTTTGGGAATGGGGCTACGACTCGAGAACGGCGTGTTATTCCCACGCTTTGACTGTCGACTTGGTTCAAACTTAGAGTCTAACTTGACCGAGCTCCGTTACTTCTCATGCGTCGCTGAATTCCTCACTTATCGAAGCATTCGTAACAAAACTTACAATGGCCTCCGATTTCTCGGCTCTCGCTCCGCTCGTTCAGCAAATACTTTCTGCTCCTGGGACAGACTTGCGCACGATTAGCGCAAAGCGCGTCAGGCGGGAACTGTTGGCATTGGATCCGTCGCTTACACCCGAATTCCTGAAAGAACACAAGAGGGAGGTGGATGATGTTATAACGAGAGTGTTTGGTCAAGTTAGTGGTGGGAATGAGGATCAAGAAGCCGAGTCACACCGAAGTCAGTCTCCCTATGAAGAGGAACTGGAAGAACACGTcaaggatgaggaggaagctGGTGATGCAGACGACAAGGAAGTCAACAAGCCCAAAAAAGGTcgaaaagggaagaagaatggCAAGGAGATGAGCGACGCAGAGCTTGCGCGACAATTGTCCAGCGAAATCAACGGTCGCTCAAGGCGAAGCGGTGTAGGGAAAGGTAGCGGCCGCGGGTCCTCTAATAGTACTccgaagaaaggaaaacgcAAGAGCGCTGCAACAGTCGATTCTGAAGATGACAGTGGTGAGGGGGGCggtaagaagaagaagaagaaaaagtccGGTAGTTCCAATACTCCTGCGAAGGGGGGTTTCGCAAAAGAGTACTTGCTCAGGTATCCGTTTCTTGTTCGATAACCATCAACAGTTCTCTGACGCCCAATAGTGCACCTTTGGCTACTCTTCTTCAGGTAGAAAAGCTCTCACGTCCGCAGGTGGTGAAACAGCTTTGGGTGTATATTAAGGGGAATGAATGTCAGAATCCGCAAAACAAACGGGAAATAATATGTGACGACAGTCTCAAGGCCGTCTTCAACACCGATAAGATCGACATGTTCAAAATGAATAAGGTGTTGGGCTCGTGAGTCTTCTATTCGTCCTTATCACCGGTTCCATCCATCTTATAATATTTACAGACATCTACACGAGAACGAGGGATAGCCGTGTTCGCATGGTTCTGTTCTCTGTTGGGTCAAGCTATCGATTTCCTTGTCTGCGAATCTCAATACGTTAATCATATATTAGCGCTATACTATTGTTTTTTCTACGTGTATTACGCTCAATCAGAATCTACCGATGTAAGATTTATATTGACTGGTGGGAACGTGTATAACGGGCCCCTTCAAAACCTGCGTTTCGGCGCTATATAGCACGAGAGCACTTGAAATGCTTCCTGTTAAAGCAAAGACGTCCTTGGTATTTGAACCCAGCGAAATTGAATGACCATCTGGATGGGAACTTGAAAGAAGGGGCCCTTCTCACTCTTCCCAAGCTCACCACTGGCACAATTGAATCACATCCTGATTCGTGACTGAAATGCTAACACGATCAAGCCTTGGGGCGTCTGTaaacttgagcttgaacaCGCGCGAACAACGATAATAAAGGACAAATGTTACAGTCTGAGTGGAGAGCGAGGAAGCAACGTACAAAACAataacgacgacgacgaacagCAAAGGGATAGAAAGCGAGGAGACGCATAGCTGTAAAGACTCGGAAAGCAATGCCACAAAGGTCATAAAGGGTTTAGGTATCGGGGTATACATGTATCATTGGTGAACCATCATGTCTGAATCGTCTCGAAAGCTCTCTCATCTGGCCCGAGCTCAGTCCCATGCAACACCCTCATATGGCGTAGGACCGCGTCAGTCCTTGAAAATGCTAGGTTGCAGGAAGGACACAGGTGTGAGACTCTTCTATGTATTCTCTCTATATGTCGGTCAATGTCGGATTTGCGCACGAACGTACTGTCACAGCCTTGAATAGTGCACGGGTATTTCTTGCCTCTCCCCTTTCGAGGCCTATCTTGGTATTCTTCTTCGCGATCGTCGTTGCTAGATCTTATTCGACGTTTCCGAGGTTCCAGATTTTCCTCCTCGACATAAGTGTCTTCCGCTGGTTCGTGGTCATCTACGTCCGAGTCCGGATAGATGACCATTTTACGCTTTCGTCGAGGATATTTCTTAGAAGGGTTCGGTTCATATACGGGTTCAGAACTTGAGAAACCGAGCATTTCTTCCTGGGATTTGAGACGATCTGTACCAATCTTGACATCGGAAGCCGAACATTGAGATCGCGATATAAGTAAAGGTTCGTTGCCAACTGATACCGGAGCTGTGGACACTGATGGAGTGGCAGCTTTCGACTTCGGTGGTCTACCACGCTTCACAGGCCGTGGTTGCGAAGATGTACCTAGTTGAGGAGTGTCGGAGAATGGTAAGGACCACCTGGCAACTTGGTTGAGGGGAATCTTTCGTGGTCTGACATTCTTTCGTCGAAGCGGAGTGATGATTTCATCGGATGTATGGGGAGATGTAAGGCCTTGATCCGTTGATTCCGTCTCGGAGCCCGTTTGGGCACTCTTCCTCCAAATCAACCGCTGCTGCCTCCTTGTCGGTAGAGTTCGTGTGGTAGTACGACTCGAGCTGACTACAACTATGCGGGCTCGCTTCGCTTCGCGCTCTTCCGTATCACTTTGCCCTTGCACAAATAGCAGCGACTTCGAGTGATGCGCAAGGTTCACGAATGCATTGTGGTCGACTGGCGAGTGCTCTACATCCAAGTGAGCGGGCAATGCGTCGGCGGTGTGAGAGGGACTGAGATCAGGGGTGAACGCCGCCTTTGTATGACTGATGGTCTGGGCGTTTGAATCAACGGGCGACAAGATTGGGGACGCAACGTTGAGGGGAGTATCGGGAAAGTACACAGAGGCGTCCGAGATCGAGGGGGTTGAGAATGATGGTAATGACATCGACGAGTGGTTGGAAGTGGTTGTTGGCGAGATAGATGAGGATGTAATGATCTCAGTTAGAGTGATGTCAAAAGGGGAACCTGACGAGAAATGAGGGCGAAATATCTTCAGCCGGTTCTCTGTCGGCGCAAGTCTCGTAAATGAATCTGGCGTGTCCAGATCATCCCGAGAGTAAATCAACATGGATTCCTGTGTAAGATCATGAAACTGCAGTTGTTTCGTTTCCTTTTCCCGTCTCTCGTCAGCCCACTTATTGTTATGCCGATCCACCTCTGCCACAAAAGGGGAAGCCTGGTAATCTTCTCCCTTGAGCGGGGGTAAGTGATACTTGTCCAAGCCGAAAGGAGAATTGCTCCAGCCTGGGGGGTATGGAAATCGCGGTTTGTAACTGATTTTGTCGGTGGGCACCAGCGCATTTCGGATGGCTTGTTTCGGGTTCGTGCGGTAGTGAGTCTTGATATGGTGCCGAAGGGCAAGGGGAGTCTTGAAATTCTTCCGGCAAGTGAGCAAAGGACATGCTCGAGTAGAGACTAGTCTGTAATGCAATTGCTCCCCTTCAAGAAGGACTCGACGACCAACGTTTGAGAATTCGGTGGTTACGCCGGACTCATGAGAAGACCGGCTCAAATCCTCTGACGAAGGCTCAGAAGGAAAGTCAGTCCAACCAGTACCATCTTCCAAAGCAGAAACGTCGAGAAGATCTTCAATCAAAAGCTCTGATGGGGATTCGCTCAACATTGAAGGAGGGTGTGCGCAGGAAGTGGGCGATGAGACTAGGCTACGCGCCGGAGACTTTGTCGGTTCCGTGAACTGAGCCGTCATCGAATCGGCTGTCCATTCCTCCGTATATGTACACCGAGGGAAGGCTTGTAGGGTAACCTACATCCCAGACAAAGGCACTCAATTTGTGTCGATATCAGtgaagaaacaaaactgacAGTTCGGGCGGGTTCGCGCGGCGAGGCCTCCCAATGATGCCGCTGATTCCTGCTTTTAGACCATCAGCATAAGAGATAGGGGCAAGAGTAAGAGCGAACCTACAAATCGTAGTACGTGGTGGGAGGTGAGACCGACAATGCCATGAAGTGTTTGGATGGGAATTGATGCGTCCATCCTTGTGTGTTATATACCCAGCAAATCTTGTGGGTCCATTTCGCCACGCCTGTAACATGAGACCTGAACATTCACCTATACCGAGTCATTTTCATAAGCGCCAAATCTGGAATCGCGCCTGATTCGAGTATTTATGAGGAGGACCTGTGGTTTGTAGCATTTCACGATGCTAAACACAATTAAACCCAAGCATCCTCAAATGTCGTCCAACGTCCTCTGAGTGGATGTTCAAACACGGCAGAGGGCAGAAGACCGATTATTTAATTAGCAGGGACGACGGGAATAAGCGAGATCAAAGGTAAGCGCTCGCCTTCATATTGAGATTATCGAGGATACCACGCATTGACAGACCTGCAGCGCAGCAGCTGAGGGCGCCGGCAAGGATGTGATGCACGAGGCTTTACAGCAAGAAGCTCAAAGGAAGGACAGTCGGGAGCGAGGATATATTGACAATAAACATGCCAATTTTATCGATTTCAGCTCCCAGCTACTAGCTAGTAGCTAAACAAGGAAGGGCTTTACCGAGGAAGGACATATCGAGAACAAGGACAAAAGAACAGGGACTGGGAGCCTGTGCGGGTTATTTGGGTCGCGAAGCCAATGAACCATGTGAAGGTAAGAGTCATAGTTCGAGATTTCTCTCTGAAAGCGTGCCAGGACCTACTGCAAAGTTGATTTGTTGGAGTTTGTTTCCTGGCGCCTAGCTGCAGTGTACGTTCCTGTACGTTCGAGAGTTGCTTCACTCACTCCTTGGTTTGCTACTTGCACTCGGGACAGGGAATACTACCTCTGATATGTCTATCGCCGGAGATGAGTCCAACAGCTCAATACTTTCCTCAAGCCTTCTGCGCGACCGCGACACCTAGCATGAGCTAGATGGATCATGGATATCATACAACAATCATACAAAGTACAAGACTGTTCACACGTGAGCGTGGCACCATTTATAGGTACAATAAACCCCTAGAACCGTTTGTTCTGATAAATACTCAGAGAGGTCGAACTAGGGTCTTGCCGGCTTCTCATGCAACCTCCACCATCGTTTTCATTCCCATTCCCTCACCTCCCTCTCGAAATCTCATTCCTGATCATCGACCAAGCGTCACGTCCCGACTTCGATAGAGAACCCGTACACCCTCGACTGGCCTACATCGATCCACTTACCTTATCCTTGGTCTGTCATTCATTTCGGAAAATCGCCATGTCCAACCTTCTGAACAGGGTTATCCTGAAATCAAATGATCAACTCTATTTGTTCATAAACTCTATACGCTTTCAACGTCAATGGCGAGCGGAAGGCAGTCGACTGGCACTGGATTATCCGTTCTTAGTGCGACACATGCACGCTTCTGATGTCTGGGACTTAGTCGTCAGTCAAGCAGCGGACGACTTCATTGATCATAAAACACTTCAAGAGGTTATGAGAAGCATAGACTCGGTTTCGCTCAGTTTTGAAGCTTCTCATATTCTCCATGACGGGTTTCAATATGTACCCGCGCCCCTCACGAACGAATGGAGATGTCGGAGAATATCCCTCACTGGGAGTCACTTTAGGTGGCTTCCATTCACCTCCAGCCCAGGTGGGATGGGATTCATGTCGCAGATCACACACCTCACCCTCTGGATTGAATCCGGTAGCTCTCCCTCCGACGAGCATGAGGCCCCTCTACCAGAGTGGGCACGTCGCCTTCCCTTCTTCGCGCTTCCCAGTCTAAATCACCTAGCATTTCCTCTGTGGTATTGGCGAAACCCGGGGGAGGCCAACCTGTATTTCTACATCGTCACACCTTGTATTGGAGTGTCAGGTGCATTCGAGAAGTGGGCAAGAGGAGAAAAA is a window from the Marasmius oreades isolate 03SP1 chromosome 6, whole genome shotgun sequence genome containing:
- a CDS encoding uncharacterized protein (BUSCO:EOG09264V2U) — translated: MLRARASTFWRVPNTRLVWHMPYTSRAFRRTVTTVPQVHLKLKMASRTEPLQPTDGPMVWIDCEMTGLDPETDRIMEIAVLITNGNLELVDEGIEYVIRVDKEHLDGMGEWCRKQHGQSGLTNASVSSPFTKDYVSDAVFKYIKKWIPAERKGVLAGNSVHMDRVFLMKEMPEVVDWLHYRIIDVSSVKELVSRWYTHPSQRVPSLVQGTDDRHRALSDIKASIRELKWYREHAFVTPLR